The Streptomyces sp. HSG2 genome has a segment encoding these proteins:
- a CDS encoding TatD family hydrolase, whose amino-acid sequence MPASSADRSVPPPPPEPLRVPVADSHTHLDLQAGTVEEGLAKAAAVGVTTVVQVGCDVPGSRWAAETAAAHPGVVHATVALHPNEAPRIVHGDPPDAEGGRPGREVRAPAGHAGLDDALTEIDRLAALPWVKGVGETGLDHFRTGERGREAQERSFRAHVEIAKRHGKTLVIHDRDAHEDVLRVLDEEGAPERTVFHCYSGDARMAAVCARAGYYMSFAGNVTFKNAGSLREALAVAPRELVLVETDAPFLTPAPWRGRPNAPYLVPVTVRAMAAVRGVEEDAMAATLAANTARAFAY is encoded by the coding sequence ATGCCTGCCTCCTCCGCCGACCGCTCCGTCCCGCCTCCGCCGCCCGAGCCCCTGAGGGTGCCGGTCGCCGATTCGCACACCCATCTCGACCTGCAAGCCGGTACCGTCGAGGAGGGTCTGGCCAAGGCGGCGGCGGTCGGTGTCACCACCGTCGTCCAGGTGGGCTGCGACGTCCCCGGATCCCGCTGGGCGGCCGAGACGGCGGCGGCCCATCCGGGAGTCGTCCACGCCACCGTCGCCCTGCATCCCAACGAGGCTCCCCGGATCGTCCACGGCGACCCGCCCGATGCCGAGGGGGGCCGACCCGGGCGGGAGGTCCGCGCCCCGGCCGGGCACGCCGGACTGGACGACGCCCTGACGGAGATCGACCGTCTCGCGGCGCTCCCTTGGGTGAAGGGGGTCGGCGAGACCGGGCTGGACCACTTCCGCACCGGCGAGCGCGGCAGGGAAGCGCAGGAGCGGTCCTTCCGCGCCCATGTCGAGATCGCCAAACGCCACGGCAAGACCCTGGTGATCCACGACCGTGACGCCCACGAGGACGTGCTCCGAGTGCTCGACGAGGAGGGCGCGCCCGAGCGCACGGTCTTCCACTGCTACTCCGGGGACGCGCGGATGGCGGCGGTCTGCGCCCGCGCCGGGTACTACATGTCCTTCGCGGGCAACGTCACGTTCAAGAACGCGGGCTCCCTCCGTGAGGCGCTCGCCGTCGCGCCGCGAGAGCTCGTCCTCGTGGAGACGGACGCGCCCTTCCTGACACCGGCGCCCTGGCGTGGCCGGCCCAACGCGCCGTATCTCGTGCCGGTCACGGTGCGGGCCATGGCAGCCGTGCGGGGTGTCGAGGAGGACGCCATGGCCGCGACGCTGGCCGCCAACACGGCGCGCGCCTTCGCCTACTG
- the rsmI gene encoding 16S rRNA (cytidine(1402)-2'-O)-methyltransferase, with the protein MTVESGTLVLAGTPIGSVADAPPRLAEELAGADVVAAEDTRRLRRLAQALGVALGGRVVSYFEGNEAARTPELVEELTDGARVLLVTDAGMPSVSDPGYRLVAAAVERDIRVTAVPGPSAVLTALALSGLPVDRFCFEGFPPRKAGERRSRFAEVAAERRTLVYFEAPHRLGDTLAAMAEAFGPGRRAAVCRELTKTYEEVRRGPLGELAAWAADGVRGEITVVVEGAPDTGPEDVDDAELARRVRGREEAGERRKEAIAAVAAEAGLPKRRVFDAVVAAKRTAP; encoded by the coding sequence GTGACAGTCGAATCCGGAACCCTCGTCCTCGCCGGCACCCCCATCGGCAGCGTCGCCGACGCCCCGCCGCGGCTCGCCGAGGAGCTGGCCGGCGCCGATGTCGTCGCCGCCGAGGACACCCGGCGGTTGCGGCGGCTCGCGCAGGCGCTCGGCGTCGCCCTCGGCGGACGGGTGGTCTCCTACTTCGAGGGCAACGAGGCGGCCCGGACCCCGGAGCTGGTCGAGGAGCTGACCGACGGGGCCCGGGTGCTGCTGGTGACCGACGCCGGCATGCCGTCGGTGTCCGACCCGGGATATCGGCTCGTCGCCGCGGCCGTCGAGCGTGACATCCGGGTCACGGCCGTCCCCGGCCCGTCCGCCGTGCTGACGGCCCTCGCCCTGTCCGGTCTGCCCGTCGACCGGTTCTGCTTCGAGGGCTTCCCGCCCCGCAAGGCCGGCGAGCGGCGCTCGCGGTTCGCCGAGGTCGCCGCGGAGCGCCGCACCCTGGTCTACTTCGAGGCCCCTCACCGGCTGGGCGACACCCTCGCGGCGATGGCCGAGGCGTTTGGCCCGGGGCGGCGGGCGGCGGTGTGCCGGGAGCTGACCAAGACCTACGAGGAGGTCCGGCGTGGCCCGCTCGGCGAGTTGGCCGCCTGGGCCGCCGACGGGGTGCGCGGGGAGATCACCGTGGTCGTCGAGGGGGCCCCGGACACCGGGCCGGAGGACGTGGACGACGCCGAGCTGGCCCGGCGCGTGCGGGGGCGCGAGGAGGCGGGCGAGCGGCGCAAGGAGGCCATCGCCGCGGTGGCGGCCGAGGCGGGGTTGCCGAAGCGGCGGGTGTTCGACGCGGTCGTGGCCGCCAAGCGGACGGCGCCCTGA
- a CDS encoding phospholipid carrier-dependent glycosyltransferase, producing MTSTASSTDTRKDPAPHPDASAWQRRLRRFGHQGRQADTGVRERLVPPYARSGPRVWAMFGLSGAGADRAARWSAWVGPLLVTLLAGVLRFWRLGSPHAVIFDETYYAKDAWALIRRGYEVNWDKEANALILGSGGDVPVPVDAAYVVHPPIGKYVIGLGEWLFGFDPFGWRFMTALLGTLSVLLLCRIGRRLFRSTFLGCLAGTLLAVDGLAFVMSRTALLDSVLVFFVLAAFGCLLVDRDRARERLAAALPEDADGHVRPDARVATTTRLGARPWRWAAGLMLGLAIGTKWNALYIMAAFCVMAVLWDVGARRVAGAPRPRVAVLRRDLAPAFLSTVPVALFTYTVSWLGWILSPSDGSGGYYRDWASTEGKGGSWSWLFPDWARGLWHYETQVLDFHTSLTSPHTYQSNPWSWLVLGRPVSYFYESPAPGVDGCPLDAGEKCAREVLAMGTPMLWWLGCVALVYVVWRWAFRRDWRAGAIACGVAAGYLPWLFYQERTIFLFYAVVFVPFLCLAVAMLLGALVGRPGSNHARRTAGAVAAGVLVLLIMWNFVYFWPLYTGTAIPIEDWRARMWLDTWV from the coding sequence GTGACCAGTACCGCGTCGTCGACCGACACCCGGAAGGATCCGGCCCCGCACCCGGACGCGTCCGCCTGGCAGCGGCGGCTGCGCCGCTTCGGCCACCAGGGGCGGCAGGCCGACACGGGAGTCCGCGAACGCCTGGTGCCGCCGTACGCGCGATCGGGCCCCCGGGTGTGGGCGATGTTCGGCCTGTCGGGAGCCGGGGCCGACCGGGCCGCGCGCTGGTCGGCATGGGTGGGGCCGCTGCTGGTGACACTGCTGGCCGGCGTGCTGCGGTTCTGGCGACTGGGCAGCCCGCACGCGGTGATATTCGACGAGACGTACTACGCCAAGGACGCCTGGGCACTGATCCGGCGCGGATACGAGGTCAACTGGGACAAGGAAGCGAACGCCCTGATCCTGGGGTCCGGCGGCGACGTCCCCGTGCCGGTCGACGCGGCCTACGTCGTCCACCCGCCGATCGGCAAGTACGTCATCGGCCTGGGCGAGTGGCTGTTCGGCTTCGATCCGTTCGGCTGGCGTTTCATGACGGCGCTGCTCGGCACCCTGTCGGTGCTGTTGCTGTGCCGGATCGGACGCCGACTCTTCCGGTCGACGTTCCTGGGCTGCCTCGCGGGCACCCTGCTGGCCGTGGACGGGCTGGCGTTCGTGATGAGCCGGACCGCGCTGCTCGACAGCGTCCTGGTCTTCTTCGTGCTGGCCGCCTTCGGCTGCCTGCTGGTCGACCGCGACCGTGCTCGCGAACGGCTGGCCGCCGCCCTGCCCGAGGACGCCGACGGGCACGTGCGCCCCGACGCGCGCGTCGCGACGACCACCCGCCTCGGAGCCCGGCCCTGGCGCTGGGCCGCCGGGTTGATGCTGGGTCTGGCCATCGGCACCAAGTGGAACGCCCTCTACATCATGGCGGCGTTCTGCGTCATGGCCGTGCTCTGGGACGTGGGGGCGCGACGCGTCGCCGGCGCGCCCCGGCCGAGGGTGGCCGTCCTCCGCCGCGACCTGGCCCCGGCCTTCCTGTCGACGGTGCCGGTCGCCCTGTTCACCTACACCGTGTCCTGGCTGGGGTGGATCCTGTCGCCCTCGGACGGCTCGGGCGGCTACTACCGCGACTGGGCGTCCACCGAGGGCAAGGGCGGCTCCTGGTCCTGGCTGTTCCCCGACTGGGCGCGCGGCCTGTGGCACTACGAGACGCAGGTACTCGACTTCCACACCAGCCTGACCTCGCCGCACACCTACCAGTCCAACCCCTGGAGCTGGCTGGTCCTCGGCCGCCCGGTCTCCTACTTCTACGAGTCCCCCGCCCCCGGGGTGGACGGGTGTCCACTGGACGCGGGCGAGAAGTGCGCCCGCGAGGTCCTGGCGATGGGCACCCCGATGCTGTGGTGGCTCGGCTGCGTGGCGCTGGTGTACGTGGTGTGGCGGTGGGCCTTCCGACGCGACTGGCGGGCGGGCGCCATCGCCTGCGGTGTGGCGGCGGGCTACCTGCCCTGGCTCTTCTACCAGGAGCGCACCATCTTCCTCTTCTACGCCGTGGTGTTCGTGCCCTTCCTGTGCCTGGCGGTGGCCATGCTCCTCGGGGCGCTGGTCGGCAGGCCCGGCTCGAACCACGCCCGGCGGACGGCGGGAGCGGTCGCGGCGGGGGTGCTGGTCCTGCTGATCATGTGGAACTTCGTCTACTTCTGGCCGCTCTACACCGGCACCGCCATCCCGATCGAGGACTGGCGGGCACGGATGTGGCTGGACACCTGGGTTTGA
- a CDS encoding helix-turn-helix transcriptional regulator, with translation MSQSIEEHTGARIARIRKQRGLTQQGLAMRSHVSKSLLSKVECGQKPASPALVAACARALGVSTSDLLGQPYAEELRRDRMDALIQPIREGMENWDIALDWETAPRPAALIRSDVRRALVRRRQAQYTDMVRDLPALIEESVHAVHTSTGEEQRLTYECLAGTFRCVFTVAWNFGYIDLATVALDRLAWTAPRADDPGLAAMHAYLRAQTTMSSGRYDLGIRVIDRALRDLDGQDARRPEGLEAMRGVMQLRAAVIAGRMKDRGLADARMAEARALARTTGELPDFGVTWGPTNVGVHAVAIASEMDDCERAIELAEDVHIPRGWTRSRAGHHWMDLGRSHAWTGDPEQALDCLHRARRIAPQQTRYHPTVRETVLALKRRERARSDSLARYAEWVGI, from the coding sequence GTGTCGCAGAGCATCGAGGAGCACACAGGCGCTCGGATCGCCCGGATCCGGAAGCAGCGCGGCCTGACACAGCAGGGCCTGGCGATGCGGTCTCACGTGTCGAAGTCGCTGTTGTCGAAGGTGGAATGCGGGCAGAAGCCCGCCTCGCCGGCTCTTGTCGCCGCCTGTGCCCGCGCCCTGGGGGTCTCCACTTCTGATCTGCTGGGGCAGCCGTACGCCGAGGAGCTGCGCCGGGACCGGATGGACGCACTGATTCAGCCGATCCGTGAGGGCATGGAGAACTGGGACATCGCTCTCGACTGGGAGACGGCTCCCCGTCCGGCTGCCTTGATCCGGTCTGACGTGCGGCGTGCCCTGGTGCGGCGTCGACAGGCGCAGTACACGGACATGGTGCGCGATCTGCCGGCACTGATCGAGGAGTCGGTACACGCGGTGCACACCAGTACCGGCGAAGAGCAGCGGCTGACCTACGAGTGTCTGGCAGGGACTTTCCGGTGTGTGTTCACCGTGGCGTGGAACTTCGGATACATCGATCTGGCGACCGTCGCGCTGGACCGTCTGGCGTGGACCGCCCCGCGGGCCGACGATCCGGGCCTGGCTGCGATGCACGCCTACCTGCGTGCGCAGACCACGATGTCTTCCGGCCGCTATGACCTGGGTATCCGGGTCATCGACCGGGCTCTGCGCGACCTCGACGGGCAGGACGCGCGCCGCCCGGAGGGCCTTGAGGCGATGCGGGGCGTGATGCAGCTGCGGGCTGCCGTGATCGCGGGGCGGATGAAGGACCGGGGTCTCGCGGACGCCCGCATGGCCGAGGCCCGAGCACTCGCGCGAACCACAGGTGAACTGCCCGACTTCGGCGTCACCTGGGGGCCGACCAATGTCGGTGTACACGCCGTGGCCATCGCTTCCGAGATGGATGACTGCGAGCGGGCGATCGAACTCGCGGAGGACGTACACATTCCGCGCGGCTGGACCCGTTCCCGGGCTGGGCACCACTGGATGGACCTCGGCCGGTCTCATGCCTGGACGGGCGACCCGGAGCAGGCTCTGGACTGCCTGCACCGGGCTCGGCGCATCGCCCCGCAGCAGACGCGCTACCACCCGACCGTCCGGGAGACCGTGCTGGCGCTGAAGCGGCGGGAACGGGCGCGAAGCGACTCACTGGCGCGGTACGCGGAGTGGGTCGGCATCTAA
- a CDS encoding transposase, with protein MGSKKKPPYDVEFREGAVRIVVETGRPAGEVAGELGINPGTLHSWVSRWRRNGTTSSDRPVQPAAASGGGGGGRVREAERAELERLRREIGEKNKRIRELEMERDVFKRCMALWVK; from the coding sequence ATGGGGTCCAAGAAGAAGCCGCCGTACGACGTCGAGTTCCGTGAGGGCGCGGTGCGCATCGTGGTCGAGACCGGGAGGCCGGCCGGGGAGGTCGCCGGGGAACTCGGCATCAACCCGGGCACGCTGCACAGCTGGGTGTCGCGGTGGCGGCGCAACGGGACGACGTCCTCGGACCGGCCCGTACAACCGGCAGCTGCCAGTGGCGGTGGGGGTGGCGGTCGGGTGCGGGAGGCCGAGCGCGCCGAGCTGGAGCGGCTGCGTCGGGAGATCGGGGAGAAGAACAAGCGGATCCGGGAGCTGGAGATGGAGCGTGATGTCTTCAAGCGATGCATGGCCCTCTGGGTGAAGTGA